Proteins co-encoded in one Alphaproteobacteria bacterium PA2 genomic window:
- a CDS encoding amidase (catalyzes the hydrolysis of a monocarboxylic acid amid to form a monocarboxylate and ammonia), producing the protein MKRAVLAAGLILAATSGACAEDDPAFRSMGEMRAQIAAGKASSVSITQAYLARIRDLDRQGPKLNSIIALNPHAIADARALDAERKAGHVRGPLHGLPILLKDNIESADDTATTAGSLALKANVTNRDAPLVKRLTDAGAVILGKTNLSEWANYRSTRSISGWSAMGGLVRNPYGLDRSSCGSSAGTGSAIASGLAAGGVGTETDGSITCPSAINGLVGLKPTVGLVSRTFIIPISASQDTAGPMTRHVADAAAMLTAMAGSDPADPATAGADAHKTNYLAGLDPNALKGARLGILRITAGRSPQADEVFARTLKALEAAGAILVEVKAPDLAPINAAEDLILRTEFKAGVNAYLASTDPARVKTRTLADLIAFNAAEPRETALFGQEIFMASEAGPGLDDPAYLKARADAKRLAGPEGIDALIAKDRLDALIAWSGPTGIVDPVNGTRIFGPPSGLAAVAGYPHLTVPMGYVSGLPVGLSFMGPAWSEAKLLSLGYAFEQMSRARRNPTFPASVATRPEIAPALDP; encoded by the coding sequence ATGAAACGGGCGGTGCTGGCGGCGGGCCTCATCCTTGCGGCGACAAGTGGTGCATGCGCCGAGGACGATCCTGCCTTCCGATCCATGGGCGAGATGCGGGCGCAGATCGCCGCGGGCAAGGCATCGTCGGTCTCGATCACCCAGGCCTATCTGGCCAGGATCAGGGACCTGGACCGTCAGGGTCCGAAGCTCAACAGCATCATCGCCCTCAATCCCCACGCCATCGCAGACGCCCGGGCCCTCGACGCCGAGCGTAAGGCCGGCCATGTGCGTGGCCCACTCCACGGCCTGCCCATTCTGCTGAAGGACAATATCGAGTCCGCCGATGATACGGCGACCACCGCCGGTTCCCTGGCCCTCAAGGCCAATGTCACCAACCGCGACGCGCCCCTGGTCAAGCGCCTGACCGACGCCGGCGCGGTAATCCTGGGCAAGACCAACCTGTCGGAATGGGCCAACTACCGCTCCACCCGGTCGATCAGCGGCTGGAGCGCCATGGGTGGTCTGGTGCGGAACCCCTATGGTCTTGATCGCAGTTCCTGCGGCTCCAGCGCCGGAACGGGGTCAGCCATAGCTTCAGGCCTGGCGGCCGGGGGCGTCGGCACCGAAACAGACGGCTCCATCACCTGTCCTTCGGCCATCAACGGCCTGGTGGGGCTCAAGCCCACGGTCGGTCTGGTCTCAAGAACCTTCATCATCCCGATCTCGGCCAGCCAGGACACTGCCGGGCCCATGACCCGCCATGTGGCCGACGCCGCCGCCATGCTGACGGCCATGGCCGGGTCTGATCCAGCTGACCCGGCGACGGCCGGGGCAGACGCTCATAAGACCAATTATCTAGCAGGCCTTGATCCCAACGCCCTGAAGGGCGCGCGGCTGGGAATTCTGCGGATCACTGCAGGCCGGTCACCCCAGGCTGACGAAGTGTTCGCCCGGACCCTCAAGGCGCTGGAAGCCGCCGGGGCGATCCTGGTGGAGGTCAAGGCGCCGGACCTTGCGCCGATCAACGCCGCCGAGGACCTGATCCTGCGCACGGAGTTCAAGGCCGGGGTCAACGCCTATCTGGCCTCCACGGATCCGGCCAGGGTCAAAACCCGGACCCTGGCGGACCTCATCGCCTTCAACGCCGCCGAGCCCCGGGAAACCGCCCTGTTCGGGCAGGAGATCTTCATGGCCAGCGAGGCCGGACCCGGGCTGGACGACCCGGCCTACCTCAAGGCCAGGGCCGATGCCAAACGGCTGGCCGGGCCAGAAGGCATTGACGCCCTGATCGCAAAAGACAGGCTCGACGCCCTGATCGCCTGGAGCGGCCCAACCGGCATTGTCGACCCGGTCAACGGAACCCGCATTTTCGGTCCACCCTCGGGCCTGGCCGCCGTCGCAGGCTATCCGCACCTGACCGTGCCCATGGGCTATGTATCCGGCCTGCCCGTTGGCCTGTCTTTCATGGGCCCGGCCTGGTCCGAGGCGAAACTGCTCAGCCTGGGCTATGCCTTCGAGCAGATGAGCAGGGCCCGTCGCAATCCGACCTTCCCGGCCAGTGTGGCGACCAGGCCCGAGATAGCGCCCGCCCTGGACCCATAA
- a CDS encoding acyl-CoA dehydrogenase has translation MNFDFSDDQKFLKGEARKFLEANCPTSQVRKVLEDDAKAYDADLWKAVAAQGWMGAAIPEAHGGLGLGHLELCVIAEELGRVVAPIPFASTVYILAEAIMMAGSDAQKATYLPKIAAGEIIGCLATSEGPGAVSAATVSASVEGGKLSGVKIPVTDGDIADVALVLAKEGGQPGLYLVDMSGVTREPLKTLDPTRDAAKVTFSGASAERLGGAGEGLNLLEQILDRAAILLAFEQTGGADRSLEMAKEYALERYAFGRTIASYQAIKHKLADMYVKNELARSNAYYGAWALNTDASELPIAASAARIAASEAFWFASKENIQTHGGIGFTWQMDCHFYYRRSRQLSLVAGAPRVWKERLVSHLERRNAAA, from the coding sequence ATGAATTTCGACTTTTCAGACGACCAGAAATTTCTCAAGGGCGAGGCGAGGAAGTTCCTCGAAGCCAATTGCCCGACCTCCCAGGTCCGCAAGGTGCTGGAAGATGACGCCAAGGCCTATGACGCCGACCTCTGGAAGGCGGTCGCCGCCCAGGGCTGGATGGGCGCGGCAATCCCCGAGGCCCATGGCGGCCTTGGCCTCGGCCACCTCGAGCTCTGCGTGATCGCCGAGGAACTGGGCCGGGTAGTGGCGCCCATCCCCTTCGCCTCGACGGTCTATATCCTCGCCGAAGCCATCATGATGGCCGGCAGCGACGCGCAGAAGGCTACCTACCTCCCGAAGATCGCCGCCGGTGAGATCATCGGCTGCCTGGCGACTTCGGAAGGCCCCGGCGCGGTTTCCGCAGCCACGGTTTCCGCCAGCGTCGAGGGCGGCAAGCTTTCCGGCGTCAAGATCCCGGTGACCGATGGCGATATCGCTGACGTGGCCCTGGTCCTGGCCAAGGAAGGCGGCCAGCCTGGCCTCTACCTGGTGGATATGTCCGGGGTGACCCGCGAGCCGCTCAAGACCCTGGATCCCACCCGGGATGCGGCCAAGGTCACCTTCTCCGGTGCTTCCGCCGAGCGTCTGGGCGGCGCAGGCGAAGGTCTCAACCTGCTGGAGCAGATCCTCGACCGGGCCGCCATCCTGCTGGCCTTCGAGCAGACCGGCGGCGCCGACCGCAGCCTGGAAATGGCCAAGGAATACGCCCTCGAGCGTTATGCCTTCGGCCGCACCATCGCCAGCTATCAGGCCATCAAGCACAAGCTGGCCGATATGTATGTGAAGAACGAACTGGCCCGCTCCAATGCCTATTACGGGGCCTGGGCCCTCAATACCGACGCCAGCGAACTGCCCATCGCCGCCAGCGCCGCCCGGATCGCCGCCTCGGAAGCTTTCTGGTTCGCCTCGAAGGAAAACATCCAGACCCACGGCGGCATCGGCTTCACCTGGCAGATGGATTGCCACTTCTACTATCGGCGCTCCCGCCAGCTTTCTCTGGTGGCCGGCGCGCCCCGGGTCTGGAAGGAACGCCTTGTCAGCCACCTCGAACGCCGTAACGCGGCCGCTTAA
- a CDS encoding acyl-CoA dehydrogenase, whose amino-acid sequence MDFNDSAEEAAYRAQVKTWLEANAPKAHVGSDPEGADSLGASRAWQAKKAAAGYACITWPKEWGGQGGTPLQSVIFGQEEAKYPIPGNPFQIGLGMCVPTVMNFADQATKERFAGPAIRGEEIWCQLFSEPSGGSDVAAARTKAERAPDGSGDWIINGQKVWTTGAQFSDFGIVIVRTDPTVPKHKGLTMFWIDMKDPAVEVKPIHQMSGGSGFNEVFFTDLRIKDSQRLGGIGDGWKVSLVTLMNERLAVGGATGMGWSQFMEAARQTPGMDGGPALKDSSLREKLADWYVQAEGLKHTRNRTMTALSRGQTPGPESSIGKIVSAVQMQDLANEALEMLDQYGIINDVDLAPQHGGFQSSVMFAPGLRIAGGTDEILKNIIAERVLGLPGDIRVDKDVAFKDMPTGR is encoded by the coding sequence ATGGATTTCAACGATTCAGCCGAAGAAGCCGCCTACCGCGCCCAGGTGAAGACCTGGCTCGAAGCCAACGCCCCCAAGGCCCACGTGGGGTCTGATCCGGAAGGGGCTGACTCTCTGGGAGCGTCCCGCGCCTGGCAGGCCAAGAAGGCCGCTGCGGGCTATGCCTGCATCACCTGGCCCAAGGAATGGGGCGGTCAGGGCGGCACGCCCCTGCAGAGTGTGATCTTTGGCCAGGAAGAGGCCAAGTATCCGATCCCGGGCAATCCCTTCCAGATCGGTCTTGGCATGTGCGTGCCCACGGTGATGAACTTCGCCGATCAGGCCACCAAGGAACGGTTCGCCGGTCCCGCCATCCGCGGTGAGGAAATCTGGTGCCAGCTGTTCTCCGAGCCGTCTGGCGGTTCCGACGTGGCCGCCGCCCGCACCAAGGCCGAGCGTGCGCCTGACGGGTCGGGCGACTGGATCATCAATGGCCAGAAGGTCTGGACCACGGGCGCCCAGTTCTCGGACTTCGGCATTGTCATTGTCAGAACCGATCCCACCGTGCCCAAGCACAAGGGCCTGACCATGTTCTGGATCGACATGAAGGATCCAGCGGTCGAGGTGAAGCCGATCCATCAGATGTCGGGGGGCTCGGGCTTCAACGAAGTCTTCTTCACCGATCTGCGGATCAAGGACAGCCAGCGACTCGGCGGGATCGGCGATGGCTGGAAGGTCAGCCTGGTCACCCTGATGAACGAGCGCCTCGCCGTTGGCGGCGCCACCGGCATGGGCTGGTCCCAGTTCATGGAAGCCGCCCGCCAGACCCCCGGCATGGACGGCGGCCCGGCCCTGAAGGATAGCTCCCTGCGTGAGAAGCTGGCCGACTGGTATGTCCAGGCCGAAGGCCTGAAGCACACCCGCAACCGCACCATGACCGCCCTGTCCCGGGGCCAGACCCCCGGGCCGGAAAGCTCCATCGGCAAGATCGTCTCTGCGGTGCAGATGCAGGACCTCGCCAATGAGGCCCTAGAAATGCTCGATCAGTACGGCATCATCAATGATGTCGACCTGGCCCCGCAGCATGGCGGGTTCCAGAGCTCGGTCATGTTTGCGCCGGGCCTGCGTATCGCCGGCGGCACGGACGAAATCCTGAAGAACATCATCGCCGAGCGGGTTCTTGGCCTGCCCGGCGATATCCGCGTCGACAAGGACGTAGCCTTCAAGGACATGCCTACAGGCCGTTGA